From Gemmatimonadota bacterium, a single genomic window includes:
- a CDS encoding OmpH family outer membrane protein, whose protein sequence is MAWIGSIRPVSPNPAGSCISAWAISFNPPAFGTTVFLEDTMLSVRNALVMLALTLTLTITIGAGSAVAQATPLKPQPQAPPPAATGSKIAFINAQALLRGMPGYAQAESTWTKDNETATGEAQKLRAVFDSAVAQYQQQQALMTPSARTTREKALQAQGDSLQAKLQGLQARVGNKERELMGPIQERLKSIIDGIRAEGNYLMIIDLSSDAAASVVSYDKSADITLRVAQRLAQGQSN, encoded by the coding sequence ATGGCCTGGATCGGATCGATCAGACCGGTAAGCCCAAACCCGGCTGGCAGCTGCATTTCCGCTTGGGCAATTTCTTTTAACCCGCCGGCCTTCGGGACGACGGTCTTTTTGGAGGATACGATGTTGTCTGTTCGCAATGCCCTGGTGATGCTGGCGCTCACGCTCACGCTCACGATCACGATCGGAGCCGGATCCGCCGTGGCCCAGGCCACGCCCCTCAAGCCCCAGCCCCAGGCACCGCCACCGGCGGCGACCGGGAGCAAGATCGCGTTCATCAACGCTCAGGCGCTGCTCCGGGGTATGCCGGGCTATGCCCAAGCCGAGAGCACATGGACGAAGGACAACGAAACGGCCACCGGCGAAGCCCAGAAACTCCGGGCGGTGTTCGATTCGGCCGTCGCCCAGTATCAGCAGCAACAGGCGCTGATGACCCCGTCCGCGCGCACCACCCGGGAAAAGGCGTTGCAGGCGCAGGGCGATTCGCTGCAAGCCAAACTCCAGGGTCTGCAAGCCCGGGTTGGGAACAAGGAGCGGGAGTTGATGGGTCCGATCCAAGAGCGGCTCAAGTCGATTATCGACGGGATCAGGGCCGAAGGGAATTACCTGATGATTATCGACCTGTCGAGTGACGCGGCGGCGAGCGTGGTGTCGTACGACAAGTCCGCTGACATCACCCTTCGGGTTGCTCAACGGCTGGCGCAGGGGCAGTCGAACTAG
- the lpxD gene encoding UDP-3-O-(3-hydroxymyristoyl)glucosamine N-acyltransferase codes for MTRRRAWCRTTSPLTSPFGLLNGWRRGSRTRVPDAAVVLTAAAVASLVGGRLEGDESVEIRAVGPLDRAHGGALSFLTSAKYADQFAASTAGVVLVPIGFHQPATGPGTRIAVADPQRAMAIAVRALFPAPPPAPGIDPTASLGRGVRVAPTAWVGPYAMLGAGVELGDGVRVGAGAVLEDGVIVGQGSVIEARVVCHAGVSIGERVVVKAGAVLGGAGFGFVSDRGGHQPIPHVGGCRIGNDVQIGANSCIDRGSVDDTVIGDGSKIDNLVHIGHNSRLGKRCLVMGGVVVAGSARIGDDVILAGHSAVGGHFTVGDRARIGAKAGVISEVPAGADVSGFPARPHREFLRAQAALYRLAPIIDELETLVHDRS; via the coding sequence GTGACGCGGCGGCGAGCGTGGTGTCGTACGACAAGTCCGCTGACATCACCCTTCGGGTTGCTCAACGGCTGGCGCAGGGGCAGTCGAACTAGGGTGCCCGATGCCGCGGTGGTCCTGACCGCGGCGGCCGTAGCCTCGTTGGTCGGTGGCCGCCTTGAGGGGGATGAGTCCGTCGAAATTCGCGCCGTGGGTCCGCTCGACCGGGCCCACGGCGGTGCGCTTTCATTCCTGACGTCAGCGAAGTATGCCGATCAGTTCGCGGCGTCGACCGCCGGCGTGGTGTTGGTCCCGATCGGATTTCACCAGCCCGCCACGGGGCCCGGCACCCGGATTGCCGTCGCCGACCCGCAGCGGGCCATGGCCATAGCGGTACGGGCTTTGTTTCCGGCCCCGCCACCGGCGCCGGGCATCGATCCGACCGCCTCACTCGGCCGGGGCGTCCGAGTGGCCCCCACGGCTTGGGTCGGACCGTACGCGATGCTCGGGGCCGGCGTCGAACTTGGGGACGGTGTCAGGGTGGGCGCCGGCGCCGTCCTCGAGGACGGCGTGATCGTCGGGCAGGGCTCGGTCATCGAGGCGCGGGTCGTCTGTCATGCCGGGGTGTCGATCGGTGAGCGTGTGGTCGTGAAGGCCGGGGCGGTGCTCGGCGGGGCCGGGTTCGGCTTCGTGTCGGATCGGGGCGGACATCAGCCGATTCCCCATGTGGGAGGCTGCCGGATTGGGAACGACGTTCAGATCGGAGCCAACAGCTGTATCGATCGAGGCAGCGTCGATGACACGGTCATCGGCGACGGCTCCAAGATCGACAACCTCGTGCATATTGGGCACAACTCCCGGTTAGGCAAGCGGTGCCTGGTGATGGGCGGCGTCGTGGTGGCCGGCAGTGCCCGGATCGGCGACGACGTGATCTTGGCCGGCCACAGCGCGGTCGGGGGTCATTTTACCGTCGGCGACCGGGCCCGGATCGGGGCCAAGGCGGGGGTGATTTCCGAGGTGCCGGCGGGGGCCGACGTCAGCGGGTTTCCGGCCCGTCCGCACCGCGAATTCCTGCGGGCGCAGGCCGCCTTGTACCGGCTCGCCCCGATTATCGATGAGTTGGAAACGCTCGTTCACGATCGGTCCTGA
- a CDS encoding Gfo/Idh/MocA family oxidoreductase — MSRIPIGVIGVGALGRHHARHLATSTVARLVGVHDLDAARGREVADSVGTRFYPDLDALLQDTEAVTIAVPTPVHAAVGLRALERGQAVLMEKPLAVTIAEADALIAAAARRGVPLVVGHVERFNRAVRAAAPYLGDIKYFESTRLAPFQARGSDVAVILDLMIHDLDLVLHLTRGDPVSDVRASGVAVLSPHIDVANARVEFQGGGVANITASRVARDRVRKLRLFQPNGYLSLDLAAGTGLFMRLRGDRPAGPASNLEDVAEVVPLEAPEGDALGAELESFVRFLRGDPNPVVTALEGRAALALALQVSEAVAGR, encoded by the coding sequence ATGAGCCGGATCCCCATTGGGGTGATCGGGGTCGGAGCGTTAGGCCGCCACCATGCGAGACATCTGGCCACGTCGACCGTGGCCCGACTGGTGGGCGTCCACGATCTGGATGCCGCCCGAGGCCGGGAGGTGGCCGACAGCGTCGGCACCCGGTTCTACCCTGACCTCGACGCCCTCCTCCAGGACACCGAGGCCGTCACGATCGCCGTTCCGACGCCGGTCCATGCCGCGGTGGGTCTCCGGGCGCTGGAGCGCGGCCAAGCGGTCCTGATGGAAAAGCCGCTCGCCGTCACGATCGCCGAAGCCGACGCCCTGATTGCTGCCGCGGCGCGACGTGGCGTGCCGCTTGTGGTGGGCCATGTCGAGCGATTCAATCGGGCCGTGCGGGCCGCGGCCCCGTATCTTGGCGACATCAAGTACTTCGAGAGCACCCGATTGGCCCCGTTCCAGGCCAGGGGTTCCGATGTCGCGGTCATCCTCGACTTGATGATCCACGACCTCGATTTGGTGCTGCACCTGACCCGTGGCGACCCGGTGTCCGATGTTCGGGCCAGCGGCGTCGCGGTGCTCAGCCCCCATATTGACGTGGCCAACGCCCGGGTCGAATTCCAGGGCGGTGGCGTGGCGAATATCACCGCCTCGCGAGTGGCGCGGGACCGGGTCCGCAAGCTCCGCCTGTTTCAGCCGAATGGGTATCTGTCCCTCGACCTGGCGGCGGGGACCGGTCTCTTCATGCGGCTCCGCGGGGATCGCCCCGCCGGCCCGGCCAGCAACCTCGAGGATGTCGCGGAGGTCGTGCCGCTCGAGGCGCCCGAAGGGGACGCGTTAGGCGCCGAGTTGGAGAGCTTCGTCCGGTTTCTCCGGGGCGACCCGAACCCGGTGGTGACCGCCCTCGAGGGGCGGGCGGCCTTGGCCTTGGCCCTCCAGGTCAGCGAAGCGGTCGCCGGCCGGTGA
- a CDS encoding acyl-ACP--UDP-N-acetylglucosamine O-acyltransferase, translated as MTLAPAVTAIHPTAVVDPTAVLGEGVEVGPFAIVGPSVTVGDRSRIGPRATLERNVRLASGVVVGTGSVVGGDPQDLKFKGEETWVEIGADTVIREYSTINRGTTASGVTTVGSRCFIMSYVHLAHDCHVGDHVIIANGTQLAGHVTVNDRAIVSGLVAVHQFVTIGALAFVGGCSRVNQDIPPFVKAVGNPVELYGLNSVGLQRAGLAEDTVRALKRVYRLFFNSDLNLSQAAERVRAEYPDLAEVRQFLDFVGRSNRGIPS; from the coding sequence ATGACCCTGGCGCCGGCCGTGACGGCCATCCACCCGACCGCTGTGGTGGATCCCACGGCGGTGCTCGGTGAGGGCGTCGAGGTCGGGCCCTTCGCGATCGTCGGGCCGAGCGTCACGGTGGGTGATCGAAGCCGGATCGGACCGCGGGCCACGCTCGAACGGAATGTCAGGCTGGCGAGCGGCGTCGTCGTCGGGACCGGGTCGGTCGTCGGCGGCGATCCGCAGGATCTCAAGTTCAAGGGCGAGGAGACCTGGGTCGAGATTGGGGCGGACACGGTCATCCGAGAGTATTCGACGATCAACCGGGGGACGACCGCTTCGGGCGTCACCACCGTGGGGTCGCGGTGCTTTATCATGAGCTATGTCCATTTGGCGCACGATTGCCACGTCGGCGACCACGTCATCATCGCCAACGGCACCCAGCTGGCTGGGCATGTCACGGTCAACGACCGGGCGATCGTGTCCGGGCTGGTGGCCGTCCATCAGTTCGTGACCATCGGGGCTCTCGCGTTCGTCGGGGGTTGCTCCCGGGTCAATCAGGATATTCCGCCGTTCGTCAAGGCGGTCGGGAATCCAGTGGAACTCTATGGCCTCAATAGCGTCGGGTTGCAGCGGGCAGGCTTGGCGGAGGACACCGTTCGGGCGCTCAAGCGGGTCTACCGGCTGTTCTTCAACTCGGATTTGAACCTGTCGCAGGCGGCGGAGCGGGTCCGGGCGGAATACCCAGACCTCGCGGAGGTCCGCCAGTTCCTCGATTTCGTCGGCCGCTCCAATCGGGGCATCCCTTCCTGA
- a CDS encoding DUF374 domain-containing protein, which yields MKWPLSPKATAIAAGTLVSAVAASWRVEVAGTESYRTAAHDGRGFLFLLWHEALLPLLWHHRRQDIAIVVSEAQDGRYLAEYAERLGYRCLLGSSTRGGARALLGAVRALEAGTTVAFTPDGPRGPRRVVKPGILAAAARSGAWVLPIHAEADRCWRLRSWDRFVVPRPFARVRIGYGDPFQVRAGSDLETAAVDAAFRLTLVEQEISWQDGGATATG from the coding sequence ATGAAGTGGCCCCTCTCACCGAAGGCGACCGCGATCGCGGCAGGGACGCTGGTCTCGGCCGTGGCGGCGAGCTGGCGGGTCGAGGTGGCAGGGACGGAGTCCTACCGGACCGCCGCGCACGACGGGAGGGGCTTTCTGTTTCTCCTCTGGCACGAGGCGCTCCTGCCATTGCTGTGGCACCACCGACGGCAGGACATTGCGATCGTCGTCAGTGAGGCGCAGGATGGCCGCTACTTGGCCGAATACGCCGAACGGTTGGGGTATCGTTGTCTGCTTGGGTCGAGCACCCGGGGCGGGGCCCGGGCCCTGCTGGGCGCCGTCCGAGCCCTCGAGGCTGGTACCACCGTCGCCTTTACGCCCGATGGTCCCCGAGGGCCTCGTCGGGTGGTGAAGCCGGGTATCTTGGCCGCCGCCGCCCGGAGTGGCGCTTGGGTGCTGCCCATCCACGCGGAGGCCGATCGGTGCTGGCGGCTCCGGTCCTGGGACCGGTTCGTTGTGCCCCGGCCGTTCGCCCGGGTGCGGATCGGGTACGGTGACCCGTTTCAGGTCCGAGCCGGCTCGGATTTGGAGACGGCGGCGGTGGACGCTGCGTTTCGGCTTACCCTGGTGGAACAGGAGATCTCATGGCAGGACGGCGGGGCGACGGCCACCGGCTGA
- the bamA gene encoding outer membrane protein assembly factor BamA, which yields MTERVVRKRVRLWRHGLAAVVVIGLVSAMARGAVAQDPAVPAAPPSVDSIAVEGNARLRAEEIISFTGIQLFQPFNYRSIQRAITALYATSQFDDVQVDGKELDTGGYLLTIFVKERPVLQRWSVRGVEKLDESSVRKKVAVLEGRAIDRVAVARSMAAIDSLYKKKGYFAAEVSVEETTRDSANAVEVAFVVKEGGRVAISQVVIEGNEKFKDQAVIGGMTSRPEGFWWFRKGEYTEDKVEDDVRNRIPQWYADRGHVDLRVLRDTLVTDSTPGKAILKITVDEGKPYVVGAFDVVGNRRFSADQLSLFFPFGLAVVAGSGTDVGAAFSKADWETATGKVRDLYSNNGYISSQVEPEEVRRTGADGKPLVDLRWRIFEGQPATINKIIILGNDVTHERVIREQIVLVPGATFNRDLLIRSYQNVSNLNFFEQPLPAPDVQSAENGTDVDVIFRVTERNTGNVNFGASVGQGVGVGGFLGLEEPNLFGKGKRGKIQWQFGRNINDFNLSYSDPAIRDSRISGTLTLFNSRQRYTVGDLGRIRREGANVQLGFPLFGSRYTRVFASYGFQRNRFTDTPADLADRFRCDESCSRSSLGLSLVRDTRVGLPFPVGGSSITTSGEFNGGFLGGSGQYQKVDLEGNWFTPLGRTGGDNFGGGIQFTLGFKAKSGFVFGEVGPFFYELYSLGGVQYGIPLRGYDEFSITPLGFDPTASGSQVQPGSFGKAYAAFTIEAGARLSQQFYVNIFSDAGNVYGRARQFNPTRLFRSVGAGVALISPLGPIGIDLGYGLDRIDQTGKPKPGWQLHFRLGNFF from the coding sequence CGTCGTGGTCATCGGGCTGGTTTCGGCCATGGCCCGCGGGGCCGTGGCCCAGGATCCGGCGGTGCCTGCCGCGCCGCCCTCGGTCGACAGCATTGCCGTCGAGGGCAATGCTCGGCTCCGGGCGGAGGAAATCATCAGCTTTACCGGTATCCAGCTGTTCCAACCCTTCAACTATCGAAGCATCCAACGGGCGATCACGGCGCTCTACGCGACCAGCCAGTTCGACGACGTGCAGGTAGATGGCAAAGAGCTTGACACCGGTGGGTACTTGCTGACGATCTTCGTCAAAGAGCGCCCGGTGCTGCAGCGGTGGAGCGTTCGGGGGGTCGAGAAGCTCGACGAGTCGAGTGTTCGCAAGAAAGTGGCGGTCCTCGAGGGGCGAGCGATCGACCGCGTGGCGGTGGCGCGATCGATGGCCGCCATCGACTCGTTGTACAAGAAGAAAGGCTACTTCGCGGCGGAAGTGTCCGTCGAGGAGACCACGCGCGACTCGGCCAATGCGGTCGAGGTCGCCTTCGTGGTCAAAGAAGGCGGCAGGGTTGCCATCAGCCAAGTGGTGATTGAAGGCAACGAGAAGTTCAAGGACCAAGCGGTCATCGGCGGGATGACTTCCAGGCCCGAGGGATTCTGGTGGTTCCGCAAGGGCGAGTACACCGAAGACAAGGTCGAGGACGACGTCCGGAACCGGATCCCGCAGTGGTATGCCGATCGCGGGCATGTCGATCTCCGGGTGCTTCGCGACACCCTGGTGACCGACAGTACGCCGGGGAAGGCGATCCTCAAGATCACCGTCGACGAGGGCAAGCCGTACGTGGTCGGGGCCTTCGATGTCGTCGGGAACCGTCGGTTTTCGGCCGATCAGTTGAGTCTGTTTTTTCCGTTCGGCCTTGCCGTCGTGGCGGGTAGCGGCACCGATGTCGGCGCCGCGTTCAGCAAGGCCGATTGGGAGACCGCCACGGGCAAGGTCCGCGATCTCTACTCGAACAACGGATACATCTCCTCGCAAGTCGAACCCGAGGAAGTCCGCCGAACCGGTGCCGACGGGAAGCCGCTGGTGGACCTCCGGTGGCGGATTTTTGAGGGGCAGCCTGCCACGATTAACAAGATCATCATTCTGGGCAATGATGTGACCCACGAACGGGTCATCCGCGAACAGATCGTGTTGGTGCCGGGGGCGACGTTCAACCGAGATCTGTTGATTCGGTCGTATCAGAACGTGTCGAACCTGAACTTCTTTGAGCAGCCGTTGCCGGCGCCCGACGTGCAGTCGGCCGAGAACGGGACCGACGTCGATGTGATTTTCCGAGTCACCGAGCGGAACACCGGCAACGTGAACTTCGGGGCTTCCGTCGGGCAGGGGGTGGGGGTCGGCGGTTTCTTGGGGCTCGAGGAGCCCAACCTGTTCGGCAAGGGAAAGCGCGGCAAGATCCAGTGGCAGTTTGGCCGGAACATCAACGATTTCAATCTCAGTTATTCGGATCCGGCCATTCGCGATAGCCGGATTTCAGGGACCCTCACGTTGTTCAACAGTCGCCAGCGCTATACGGTCGGTGACTTGGGCCGGATTCGTCGCGAAGGCGCCAACGTTCAACTCGGCTTTCCGCTCTTCGGGTCGCGCTACACCAGGGTGTTCGCGTCATACGGGTTCCAGCGGAACCGGTTTACCGATACGCCCGCCGACCTAGCCGACCGGTTCCGCTGTGATGAGAGTTGCAGCCGTTCCTCGTTAGGTCTGAGTTTGGTCCGCGATACCCGGGTCGGCCTGCCGTTCCCGGTGGGCGGGAGCTCGATCACGACCTCGGGGGAGTTCAACGGCGGATTTCTCGGCGGTAGCGGTCAGTATCAAAAAGTGGACCTCGAGGGGAACTGGTTTACCCCGCTCGGCCGGACCGGCGGAGACAACTTCGGCGGCGGGATCCAGTTTACCCTGGGGTTCAAAGCCAAGAGCGGCTTTGTCTTTGGTGAGGTTGGCCCGTTCTTCTACGAGCTGTATTCGCTGGGCGGCGTGCAGTACGGGATTCCGCTCCGTGGCTACGACGAGTTCTCGATTACGCCGCTTGGGTTTGATCCGACGGCCAGCGGCTCGCAGGTCCAGCCGGGCTCCTTCGGGAAGGCTTATGCCGCCTTTACGATCGAGGCCGGCGCCCGATTGAGCCAGCAGTTCTATGTCAACATCTTCTCGGACGCGGGCAACGTGTACGGCCGGGCCCGGCAATTCAATCCGACCCGTTTGTTCCGCAGCGTGGGTGCCGGGGTGGCGTTGATTTCGCCCCTCGGGCCCATCGGGATCGATCTAGGCTATGGCCTGGATCGGATCGATCAGACCGGTAAGCCCAAACCCGGCTGGCAGCTGCATTTCCGCTTGGGCAATTTCTTTTAA
- a CDS encoding lipid-A-disaccharide synthase — translation MPGRWRGEYHRLASGAGPGPQAPPVSAEWVSVPRPGGGDRSLHAAPRGSPRRPGQQPRGCRGGRAARGARRGRVRRRVGELRPVSPGRPEPGGDRPRGAGGLGLGPPGQRSGRRPVTPRVFISAGEPSGDLHGAPVVQALRRRFPGATIEGFGGAKMAAAGATILWPMDRYTVIGFVEILAKIPAHVALLHAMARRFRTGQYDLVVLIDYPGFHLRVAEAAKAAGVPVLYYVVPQLWAWRPQRAKRFRKAVDRFAVIFPFEEAFFRGLGLKADYVGHPLVEAAVRPGREEARATLGIPPGARVVGLFPGSRPQEVDRHWAAFRDAGRSLIDGGFADQGLVAAIPQGHYPDAGVLRLARTNPAMVLAAVDAVIAKSGTTTLEAALTDTPMVVAYRVHPLTAWFARRVMRVQWISLVNLIVDGPVVEELVQEDVTADRLAGAVRRLLDRDHPDTRAQLLGLAEVRKRLGGAGAADRVAAMAADLIG, via the coding sequence ATTCCAGGGCGGTGGCGTGGCGAATATCACCGCCTCGCGAGTGGCGCGGGACCGGGTCCGCAAGCTCCGCCTGTTTCAGCCGAATGGGTATCTGTCCCTCGACCTGGCGGCGGGGACCGGTCTCTTCATGCGGCTCCGCGGGGATCGCCCCGCCGGCCCGGCCAGCAACCTCGAGGATGTCGCGGAGGTCGTGCCGCTCGAGGCGCCCGAAGGGGACGCGTTAGGCGCCGAGTTGGAGAGCTTCGTCCGGTTTCTCCGGGGCGACCCGAACCCGGTGGTGACCGCCCTCGAGGGGCGGGCGGCCTTGGCCTTGGCCCTCCAGGTCAGCGAAGCGGTCGCCGGCCGGTGACGCCGCGGGTCTTCATTTCCGCCGGGGAGCCGTCGGGCGACCTCCATGGGGCGCCGGTCGTGCAGGCCCTGCGGCGCCGGTTTCCCGGCGCGACCATCGAAGGATTCGGCGGGGCCAAGATGGCCGCGGCCGGGGCCACCATTCTTTGGCCCATGGACCGGTACACCGTCATCGGCTTCGTCGAGATTTTGGCCAAGATCCCAGCTCATGTCGCCCTCCTGCACGCCATGGCGCGGCGTTTCCGGACCGGGCAATACGATCTCGTGGTGCTGATCGATTATCCCGGATTCCACCTTCGGGTGGCGGAAGCTGCCAAGGCGGCGGGTGTCCCGGTCCTCTATTATGTCGTCCCCCAACTCTGGGCCTGGCGCCCGCAACGGGCCAAGCGGTTCCGGAAGGCCGTAGATCGCTTTGCCGTCATCTTTCCCTTTGAGGAGGCATTCTTCCGGGGATTGGGGCTCAAGGCGGACTACGTCGGGCATCCGCTGGTCGAAGCGGCGGTCCGGCCCGGTCGGGAGGAGGCGCGGGCCACGTTAGGCATACCACCCGGGGCCCGAGTCGTCGGCTTGTTTCCCGGGAGCCGGCCTCAGGAGGTCGACCGGCACTGGGCCGCCTTTCGGGATGCGGGCCGGTCGCTGATCGACGGGGGCTTTGCGGACCAGGGACTGGTGGCGGCGATTCCCCAGGGCCACTATCCCGACGCGGGGGTGCTCCGGTTGGCCCGCACCAATCCAGCGATGGTGCTCGCGGCCGTCGATGCGGTCATCGCCAAGTCGGGGACGACCACGCTGGAGGCGGCATTGACCGACACCCCGATGGTGGTGGCTTATCGGGTCCATCCGTTGACCGCTTGGTTTGCCCGTCGGGTGATGCGGGTCCAGTGGATCAGTCTGGTCAATCTGATCGTGGACGGACCGGTCGTGGAGGAACTCGTCCAGGAAGATGTCACGGCCGATCGGCTGGCCGGGGCGGTCCGCCGACTGTTAGATCGCGACCATCCGGACACCCGGGCCCAACTCCTCGGATTGGCCGAGGTCCGGAAACGGCTGGGCGGCGCCGGGGCGGCCGACCGGGTTGCGGCGATGGCCGCCGATCTGATCGGATGA
- the lpxK gene encoding tetraacyldisaccharide 4'-kinase → MAGRRGDGHRLIRWLWTSRRVDAKLARAGLAPLSALWRSAVALRNIGFDRGWLPVRSLPLPSVAVGNLTVGGSGKTPIAGWIAKHFLVRGVTPGILLRGYGHDEVLLHERNVPGAVVVANPDRVAGGELAEARGAQVLVMDDAFQRRDVRRDFNLLLVAAESARAVRWCLPAGPWREPIGSARRAEGLIVTRKRADLAAALTVARDLAPLIAGPVSVVHLGTARYVGMLSGKAYGADALSGRRVVAASAIADPEAFVAQTKATGAQVQVATWRDHHDFRDEDVAWLARAARKSDFVVLTEKDAVKLRDRWPASIPEPLVADLVVTWEEGEAEIVARLDRLHSPGQLV, encoded by the coding sequence ATGGCAGGACGGCGGGGCGACGGCCACCGGCTGATTCGTTGGCTCTGGACGAGTCGGCGGGTCGATGCCAAACTGGCGCGGGCCGGGTTGGCACCCCTGTCGGCTCTTTGGCGGTCTGCGGTTGCATTGCGAAACATTGGGTTTGACCGGGGTTGGCTCCCGGTTCGGAGCCTGCCGCTGCCATCGGTGGCGGTGGGCAACCTGACGGTCGGTGGTTCCGGGAAAACCCCGATCGCCGGTTGGATCGCGAAACACTTTCTAGTCCGGGGGGTAACGCCCGGCATCCTGCTCCGCGGCTACGGGCACGACGAAGTGCTGCTGCATGAGCGGAATGTGCCGGGGGCGGTGGTGGTGGCGAATCCCGATCGAGTCGCCGGAGGAGAGTTGGCGGAGGCCCGGGGTGCCCAGGTTCTGGTGATGGACGACGCCTTCCAACGCCGTGATGTCCGCCGCGACTTCAACCTGCTGCTGGTGGCGGCGGAGTCGGCCCGGGCGGTTCGATGGTGCTTGCCGGCGGGACCGTGGCGGGAGCCGATCGGATCGGCCCGCCGGGCGGAGGGGTTGATCGTGACCCGGAAACGTGCCGACCTGGCTGCGGCCTTGACGGTAGCCCGGGATCTGGCGCCGTTGATCGCGGGGCCGGTCAGCGTCGTGCACCTCGGCACAGCCCGGTACGTCGGGATGCTGAGTGGCAAGGCCTACGGGGCCGATGCTTTGTCGGGGCGACGGGTGGTGGCGGCGTCAGCCATCGCTGACCCGGAGGCGTTCGTGGCCCAGACGAAGGCCACGGGGGCTCAGGTGCAGGTCGCGACGTGGCGGGACCATCACGACTTTCGCGACGAGGACGTGGCCTGGCTGGCCCGGGCGGCTCGAAAGTCGGACTTTGTCGTCTTGACCGAGAAGGACGCGGTCAAGCTCAGGGACCGGTGGCCGGCCAGCATTCCGGAACCCTTGGTCGCCGATTTGGTGGTAACGTGGGAGGAAGGCGAGGCTGAGATCGTGGCCCGGCTCGACCGCCTCCACAGCCCCGGACAACTGGTGTAA
- the lpxC gene encoding UDP-3-O-[3-hydroxymyristoyl] N-acetylglucosamine deacetylase, producing the protein MSWKRSFTIGPETMSRRTLAAPVELSGTGLHTGVVTTVRCRPAAPGSGIRFRRVDLAGAPEFLARVDQVDATERRTAIGHGDQTVHTVEHLLAAVAALEIDDLVVEVNGPEAPILDGSFSPFLEALLAGGVAVQEGEPTVFTVAAPFTLTVGEANYVVSPAKGLRVTATIEWDHPSIGRQTASHDVTPDSFRRELAPARTFGFAHEVDALRAKGLLKGGSIESAVVLSADGVVNGPLRWPDEFVRHKIGDVIGDLALTGGRVRAHVIATRPSHEGNVALAKVLVRTAAQGGGRVLDISRILSVIPHRYPFLLVDRILEIEPKKRVVGIKNVTINEPFFQGHFPGHPVMPGVLIVESMAQVGGMLLMDEFDSPGEKVVYFMTLDNIKFRRPVVPGDQIRQEVEMVQLRGRTCRLKGVAYVEGKVVCEAEMMAMVVDK; encoded by the coding sequence ATGAGTTGGAAACGCTCGTTCACGATCGGTCCTGAGACTATGTCGAGACGCACCCTGGCGGCACCCGTCGAGCTTTCCGGTACCGGCCTGCATACGGGCGTGGTCACCACCGTGCGGTGCCGTCCCGCCGCACCTGGCAGCGGCATCCGATTCCGCCGGGTCGATCTGGCCGGCGCGCCGGAATTCCTGGCCCGGGTCGATCAAGTGGACGCTACCGAGCGCCGCACGGCCATCGGGCATGGGGACCAGACCGTTCACACGGTCGAGCATCTCCTGGCGGCCGTCGCCGCGCTCGAAATTGACGACTTGGTTGTCGAGGTCAACGGGCCGGAAGCCCCGATCCTCGACGGGTCATTCTCCCCGTTTCTGGAGGCGCTCTTGGCCGGGGGCGTCGCGGTCCAGGAGGGTGAGCCGACCGTGTTCACCGTCGCCGCGCCGTTTACGCTGACGGTCGGCGAAGCGAACTACGTGGTGTCGCCGGCTAAGGGCCTTCGGGTCACGGCCACGATTGAGTGGGACCACCCGTCGATCGGGCGGCAGACGGCCTCTCACGACGTGACGCCCGATTCATTCCGGCGGGAATTGGCCCCCGCCCGCACCTTCGGCTTCGCCCACGAAGTCGACGCCCTGCGGGCCAAGGGACTGCTCAAAGGGGGGTCGATCGAGTCGGCGGTCGTGTTGTCCGCCGATGGGGTCGTCAACGGCCCGCTTCGGTGGCCCGATGAGTTCGTGCGGCACAAGATCGGCGATGTCATCGGCGACCTCGCCTTGACCGGCGGCCGGGTCCGGGCCCATGTCATTGCGACCCGACCCAGTCACGAGGGCAACGTGGCGTTGGCCAAGGTTCTGGTGCGGACGGCGGCGCAGGGCGGGGGACGGGTCCTCGATATCAGCCGGATTCTCTCGGTTATTCCCCACCGCTATCCGTTTCTCTTGGTCGATCGGATTCTCGAAATCGAACCGAAGAAACGGGTGGTGGGGATCAAGAACGTCACCATCAACGAGCCGTTTTTTCAAGGACATTTTCCCGGCCATCCGGTCATGCCGGGGGTGTTGATCGTCGAGTCGATGGCGCAGGTCGGCGGGATGCTGCTGATGGACGAATTCGACTCGCCCGGCGAGAAGGTCGTCTACTTCATGACCCTCGATAACATCAAGTTCCGCCGCCCGGTGGTGCCTGGTGATCAGATCCGGCAGGAGGTCGAAATGGTCCAACTCCGGGGGCGGACCTGCCGGCTCAAAGGGGTGGCCTACGTCGAGGGCAAAGTCGTGTGCGAGGCCGAGATGATGGCCATGGTGGTCGACAAATGA